GAGCAGGTGCGAGTTCTGGCTTTGCCTGTGCGGTAAGCAAGGCTTCCGCATAGGATTCGCCAGCGGCAAGGCGGTGGCGCGCCCACGCTTCGGCGCTGGCGAACTGGGCTTCATCGCGACAGTTCACCGAGATGGCATCCAGTGCGTGGCCGATGGCTTCATGCGCGCGGTTCTCCCACGAGCGCAGGGCTTCACCGTCTTCGCGTGCAGGCAGAGTGATCGCTGGACCCCGCATGATTTCCACGTGCGAGCGAAAGCCGTCCGGTCGCACGTAGTGCAGGCCGACGGGCAGTACCGAGACGGGCGTGCCCTCCACCAACAAACGGCACGCCATGCGGGCGGCGCCGCGTTGATAGGGCAGGGGGCGATGGCCCCATTCGCTGCTGCCTTCGGGAAAAACCACCAGGTCGCCGCCGGCGCGCAGGTGCGCGCAGCCGGCATCTACGGGGTCGTCGAAGGCAGAACGTTGGATGCCATAGCGTTCGCG
This genomic window from Dyella terrae contains:
- a CDS encoding 1-acyl-sn-glycerol-3-phosphate acyltransferase — protein: MATGASLPLRYRLVAWLLRSLYFGRIDVVGAAQPANKARLVVSSHRNGAIDGYTVLRAFPRAQFLISVQLLRSRLLRWMFTGIPVVRDKDRERYGIQRSAFDDPVDAGCAHLRAGGDLVVFPEGSSEWGHRPLPYQRGAARMACRLLVEGTPVSVLPVGLHYVRPDGFRSHVEIMRGPAITLPAREDGEALRSWENRAHEAIGHALDAISVNCRDEAQFASAEAWARHRLAAGESYAEALLTAQAKPELAPAPPAARSSHVHWLWDALPLASLILTCLPIALAAAVTGSKADARNTVTFFRMAGGGSSPGSSGCR